The Scylla paramamosain isolate STU-SP2022 chromosome 32, ASM3559412v1, whole genome shotgun sequence sequence TCAAGGCGCCAGAAACAGCCTCGTCTGGGCCAACACGCTTGATGCAGTTTGGTCTTCTTTTGGGATCCCTTGTGTTCCTGAGCGTCTCGTTGAGTGTCGATAAAGCTTGGGTCAGTATTTATCAGCATTATAGGCCTAGGAATCAGCATTATAGGCTTGGGAGTCAACGTAAAAGATTTAATAGCATTATGTAACTTGTGTCAGTGGTGTAAGTATAGATGTCAGCATTGTTTAACTTGTAACAGTAAATATATGTGTAGGAATGGCTACAAAGGGGTTAGTGGTCAGCATACTGTAGTTTGTGCTGAGAATAATGGGTTTGTGGGTAGAATAATGATTTTCTGGCCAGCATATACTAGTACTCTCAGAATAATTGGTTCAGCATAGTGAGGTTATGGAATGAGTAAATTTGTCGTCAGCATGGCGGGATGTGTGGTCAGTATTGGGGGTTTGTGATCAGCATAGCGGAGTTTACTGTCAGCATAGTTGGGTTTATGCTTAGCTTTTGGTATGTGGTTAGCTTAGTGGGACTGGGATCAGTATAGCGGGGTTTGGTCACCATGGCGGGATGTGTTGTCAACATAGCGGGGTCTGGTTAATATGGCGGGGTGTATTGTCAGTATAGCGGGGTTTGGTTAACATTGCGGTGTGTGTTGTCAGCATAGAAGGGTTTGGTCAGCATGGCGGGCTATGTTGTCAGTACAGCGGGGTTTGGTCAGCATGGCGGGCCGTGTTGCCAGCATAGCGGGGTCAGATAACAGGTATAGGGGatgtttattataattatcagcATGTGTCAAATCACTGCAGGACACAATGGCGAGGTGAGTGTAAGGGTCAGCATCACAGGTCtgggtgaggcgaggtgagctTTACGAGCGGGAAAAGCAGGCAGTGAGCAGCTCCAGGAGGAAGGCTGAGGTGGCCACGCTGAAACCTGAGGGCGTGGAAACAAAACACAGGTAAATGCATCTCCCTCTCCTGCAGGTCCTTAAGACACCGTTCATACCGTCACCATAACCAAACTGAGTCATTCTTTCGATTGTTCACTAAATCTAGATGAAAGAATGGgattttcttatctttaaaaTCCAAATATCCTAAACTCAAAGCCTCGTTAATGGCAGTTCACGGGCGAATTATATACTCTGCTCCAATGCAATACATGTCACTCTGTTGTTGCGACGCAGAGGtaatcagccagtcaatcagtcaatcattcaatcagtaagtcagtcagtccggcagtcactcactcattcaatgGGTCAGTTAGTGAAACAGTCGACCTTTCATCACTTGCCGcttgtttcctctccccctcccctcccttacctGCCACCAGCACCAAGAATGGTCCTCCAAAAGCCTCCAGGTCAAGGGCACTGATGCCATCCTGGCGGTCTGCGCTGGGCGGCCTGAGGCACTGTGGCACGGTGCCGATCTGCTCCTTGAGCCAAATGTCCACCAGTCCCGCCTGCTGCAGCGTCAGGATCCTGCGTAGAGAGTTTGGGGAACATTCATCATACTGTGGCGCCATTTATCTGTGGGTTCTCTCTAAAAAAATCAGTATGATGTCCGACATGacaaaaagtatatataatttctttaacTTACACGTCATTAACGCGGGACATGTAAGAAGAGTTTCTTCTGAAGCCGACGCCCTTCCACACACTAGAGATGACCTTTTCTCGCGCTATGTACACGTTACATCTTCCTGAAGTTCTTCGTGGTAGGGTGGAAAAAGGAGGGAGTGGTGACGTCATAGGGGAAAAGTAGATGCGTCACGCAGGATTGTCAAACCCTTGGCAATCACACATACAGTTTTAAATAGTAATTATACGGTCTGCTGCTTGTGCATGGATATGTAAAATATTGACCTTTGGAGAAACTACTTCGAAAATCTTGTAAATATCTCCTACTATCAACGACAagcgttgtttttgttttcgatCAGTAAAGGAATAAAGCTAAACTTACTCAAAATCCCAAGCCATGACCTTTATCATGGTAACATCGTCGCAGAAACCGGCGTACTTGCCGTCCGCCAAGTCCTGGCGAGCTTCCCAGCAGTCCTTGAAAGTCCCGGAGCTTCTGAGGAACACCTCTCGCCTCGCTCCCCCCGTCGCCTCCTGAAAATGTCCCGCAGCTTTACCATGAGAGACTGTGCACCACCAATTCATCTCACTGTTTCAGCTGGCCACATGTCGCCTCTCGTGACACACTCGCCCACGAGGAAGGTGCCGCGCAAGCAATGAACACTTTCCGCAGGCGAGGAATTAACGTCGACACAAATCTGCGGGGACGTGACGCTACCTGGAAGTACTGGTACAGCATGgatcctccctccaccttccagGGCATGTCGTTCTGAGCCACAAGGTCGTACATGGAGTCAATGGGAATGGTGACCCGCGGCACGGTGAGCATAGCGGTAAGGATGCCGCCGTAAGAAGACATGAACACCAGTGACGCCAGCAGCCAGGTGGTGACCAGCACGCGGCCTGCGTCGTGGGGCGGCAGCCACTCGGAGCCTGCAGGATTAAGTGACCAGACATTGAAAAAAAGCAATGGTGATAATtagtgatttgtgtgtgtgtgtgtgtgtgtgtgtgtgtgtgtgtgtgagagagagagagagagagagagagagagagtgtgtgtgtgtgtgtgtgtgtgtgtgtgtgtgtgtgtgtgtgtgtgtgtgtgtattttaggtATCACTTTCATCCAGTAAAGGAAGGCTGGGCTGGTGACTCACCTTCTTGCGTCAGCGCCTTCAGCACCCACATGAGGGTTTGGCTCACGGTGTCCCTCACAGAGCGGCCAAAGATGCGGCCCTGGGCCCACACCACCAGCATGGTCGCGCAGCTGATCCCCACAATACTCAGCATGGTCAGGAGCCACACCTAAGGACACCACCGCCACTTTAGCATCTCAGGGAGTGACGGCAAGGACGTAATGACAGCCTCAGACAGGACAGCGCCTCACCTCAATCGTGAAGGCCTTCAGAAAGCCCGCCATGTCTGTCCTCACCCGG is a genomic window containing:
- the LOC135088920 gene encoding glutamate receptor ionotropic, delta-1-like — its product is MFFQTAQSEEKRSHWRIKSLRERRDIGMKSSKPFLRVAVEQWETWITLLPQEDGSMRIKGPMSKFMDVVAKVLNFDYELVRPKEWEWGGPDANGSWTGMLGMLQREEVEMALGPFTITPQRETISDMSMPLSSENKAIMVERPRVRTDMAGFLKAFTIEVWLLTMLSIVGISCATMLVVWAQGRIFGRSVRDTVSQTLMWVLKALTQEGSEWLPPHDAGRVLVTTWLLASLVFMSSYGGILTAMLTVPRVTIPIDSMYDLVAQNDMPWKVEGGSMLYQYFQEATGGARREVFLRSSGTFKDCWEARQDLADGKYAGFCDDVTMIKVMAWDFETSGRCNVYIAREKVISSVWKGVGFRRNSSYMSRVNDVILTLQQAGLVDIWLKEQIGTVPQCLRPPSADRQDGISALDLEAFGGPFLVLVAGFSVATSAFLLELLTACFSRS